From the Wolbachia endosymbiont (group B) of Protocalliphora azurea genome, one window contains:
- a CDS encoding ankyrin repeat domain-containing protein has protein sequence MCSNQLKEQDFYATCTIPIYQVGVSVRTTLSYLATLSSYLKIDEHHVQESNSNTELHCAAFHGNLEVVQALLEKGASVEERNSKGCTALHCATEGGCLAVVKYFINEKRINVNQKNDDNDTPLHIAAEDGHLEVVRFLLEKGASVEEPGNEGRTALHYAAREGHLRIVQFLLEKGADVDARDNQGSTALHYAAEGGCLAVVKYFIDEKGIDVNQENDDNETPLHIAVREDHLEVVRFLLEKGASVEELGSGGCTALHYAASGGNLEVVQLLLEKGANVTAFTLPTMLQKT, from the coding sequence ATGTGTTCTAATCAGTTGAAAGAACAAGATTTTTATGCAACATGCACCATACCAATTTATCAAGTTGGTGTGAGTGTGAGAACTACGCTGTCATATTTAGCTACTCTCAGTAGTTACTTAAAAATAGATGAACATCATGTACAAGAAAGTAATAGTAATACTGAGTTACATTGTGCTGCTTTTCATGGTAACTTAGAAGTAGTTCAAGCTCTGTTAGAAAAAGGAGCTAGTGTTGAAGAACGAAATAGCAAAGGCTGTACTGCTCTTCATTGTGCTACTGAAGGTGGTTGCTTAGCAGTAGTTAAGTACTTTATAAATGAAAAAAGAATCAATGTTAACCAAAAGAACGATGATAATGATACTCCTTTACATATAGCTGCTGAAGATGGCCACTTAGAGGTAGTTCGATTTCTGTTAGAAAAAGGAGCTAGTGTTGAGGAACCAGGTAACGAAGGGCGTACTGCTTTGCATTATGCTGCTAGAGAAGGTCACTTAAGAATAGTTCAATTTCTGTTAGAAAAAGGGGCTGATGTTGATGCACGAGACAACCAAGGTTCCACTGCTTTGCATTATGCTGCTGAAGGTGGTTGCTTAGCAGTAGTTAAGTACTTTATAGACGAAAAAGGAATCGACGTTAATCAAGAGAACGATGATAATGAAACTCCTTTGCATATTGCTGTTAGAGAGGACCACTTAGAAGTAGTTCGATTTCTATTAGAAAAAGGAGCTAGTGTTGAGGAACTAGGTAGCGGAGGATGTACTGCTTTGCATTATGCTGCTAGCGGTGGCAATTTAGAAGTAGTTCAACTTCTATTAGAAAAAGGGGCTAACGTTACCGCGTTTACACTACCGACAATGTTGCAAAAAACATAA
- a CDS encoding recombinase family protein, with amino-acid sequence MGFKEGQMVTVCLYARVSSGKQVEGNTIESQIAALEKQINLDGYRLLSEYKFIDNGYSGSHLVRPDLEKLRDKVTEGKIDKIYIHSPDRLSRKYAYQMVLIEEFEKAGAKVVFLNYEINGNPESQLLLQMQGMIAEYERAKIMERSRRGKIYAANKGYVNVMGGAPYGYRYIDKHMGGGQALFEINEKEADVVRKVFLWIGRERTSIGEVCRRLNTMSIKTQKGKERWNKGTIWSMLKNPAYKGQAAFGRRRLGVRLKQVRPQKGSCEQPKSNHSVYPVEKANWIYIKVPNIVDEDIFDIVQEQLAENRKVARTRKRGAKYLLQGLVICKRCNYGCYGTCMRSRREEEGGHYAYYRCSGKDSYRFGGNKICDNKPIRSDALETAVWEEVKQLLKNPNRILEEYKRRLSELKKSSLDQKSDLLEKQENKLKRGIARLIDSYAQEYINQEEFEPRIKAMKQSLKTIKEEKKKIFYQKELEQEVTLVVANLEDFSSNITLNLDNADWLTKRDIIRTLVKRIEINLEDVNVVFRVKELPNSSGHNGKENKNLQHCRRCIICND; translated from the coding sequence ATGGGATTCAAGGAGGGTCAAATGGTAACAGTATGTTTATATGCGAGAGTTTCTTCGGGGAAACAAGTAGAAGGAAATACGATAGAAAGTCAAATTGCAGCTTTAGAGAAGCAAATTAATCTGGACGGATACAGATTGTTAAGTGAGTATAAATTTATTGATAACGGCTACAGTGGATCTCATTTAGTCCGCCCTGATTTAGAAAAATTACGTGATAAAGTAACAGAAGGTAAAATTGATAAGATTTACATTCATTCTCCTGATCGTTTATCTAGAAAATATGCATATCAAATGGTGCTGATTGAAGAATTTGAAAAAGCAGGAGCAAAAGTGGTTTTTTTAAATTATGAGATTAACGGTAACCCAGAATCTCAATTACTGTTACAAATGCAAGGTATGATAGCAGAATATGAACGTGCGAAAATTATGGAACGAAGTCGTCGTGGTAAAATCTATGCAGCTAACAAAGGCTATGTAAATGTAATGGGAGGAGCTCCTTATGGTTATCGTTATATAGATAAGCATATGGGAGGAGGACAAGCTTTATTTGAGATTAACGAAAAAGAAGCTGATGTCGTTCGTAAAGTATTTTTGTGGATAGGCAGAGAAAGAACAAGTATTGGGGAAGTATGTCGTCGGCTAAATACTATGTCCATTAAGACACAAAAAGGAAAAGAACGCTGGAATAAAGGTACAATTTGGAGTATGTTGAAAAACCCTGCTTACAAAGGACAAGCAGCTTTTGGTAGAAGAAGGTTAGGAGTAAGATTAAAGCAAGTAAGACCACAGAAAGGCTCTTGTGAGCAGCCAAAAAGTAACCACTCTGTCTATCCTGTTGAAAAAGCAAATTGGATTTATATTAAAGTGCCAAATATAGTAGATGAAGATATATTTGATATTGTTCAAGAACAATTAGCTGAAAATAGAAAAGTAGCAAGGACAAGAAAAAGAGGAGCAAAGTACTTACTACAAGGTTTAGTCATATGTAAGCGTTGTAATTACGGATGTTACGGAACTTGCATGAGAAGTAGACGAGAAGAAGAAGGTGGTCATTATGCATATTACCGTTGTAGTGGTAAAGATTCTTACCGTTTTGGTGGTAATAAGATTTGTGACAATAAACCCATTCGCTCAGATGCATTAGAAACAGCTGTGTGGGAAGAGGTTAAGCAGTTATTGAAAAATCCAAACAGGATTTTAGAAGAATACAAGCGTAGGCTTTCAGAACTAAAAAAATCATCATTGGATCAAAAAAGTGACCTGCTAGAGAAACAAGAAAATAAATTAAAACGTGGTATTGCTAGACTTATCGATAGTTATGCTCAAGAATATATCAATCAAGAGGAATTTGAACCACGAATTAAAGCAATGAAACAAAGCTTAAAAACAATTAAAGAAGAGAAGAAAAAGATATTTTATCAAAAGGAATTAGAACAGGAGGTAACTCTGGTTGTGGCCAATTTAGAAGACTTTTCTTCCAATATTACGTTAAACCTTGATAACGCAGACTGGTTAACTAAACGTGATATTATCAGAACATTGGTCAAGAGAATTGAAATTAACCTTGAGGACGTAAATGTGGTATTTCGCGTAAAAGAGCTACCGAACTCTTCTGGACATAATGGAAAGGAAAATAAAAATTTGCAACATTGTCGTAGGTGTATTATCTGCAACGATTAG
- a CDS encoding DUF2671 domain-containing protein — translation MSYNIANEVETLSKKSNNNEGVKLLHNPAYREKYKERFNEAQKKVMDMVQFYDGTIVLIENKIAMYYYAWHSKKREFERKKQQTVSKNNDSA, via the coding sequence ATGTCTTATAACATTGCTAACGAAGTTGAAACGTTAAGCAAGAAATCTAATAATAATGAAGGAGTGAAATTACTGCACAATCCAGCTTATCGCGAGAAGTACAAAGAACGCTTTAACGAAGCTCAGAAAAAAGTTATGGATATGGTCCAATTTTATGATGGAACGATAGTATTAATAGAGAATAAAATTGCTATGTATTATTATGCTTGGCACAGTAAAAAAAGAGAGTTTGAGCGTAAAAAGCAACAAACAGTATCAAAAAATAATGATTCAGCATAG
- a CDS encoding thioredoxin domain-containing protein, whose protein sequence is MHKFFNKLSISIVMIFRLLFLLIFISVSSYAAIEQNLPNTQKTDEITSKELLSLLPDDKLLGDPKAPILMIEYASLTCYHCSLFHKKVFPKIKEKYIDTGKMLYIFRHFPLDYRGLKAAMLSYCYEKEEDYFNFNKAVFNAIDSWNYSNFSDLTILQKIAALSNLKQDVFNQCINDKKMMDKIINDKSLAINKLDITATPVFIIKINDDKSYVENGKIKHEGYRELEYFTNVIDELYGKAIVK, encoded by the coding sequence ATGCATAAATTCTTTAATAAGTTAAGTATTTCCATTGTAATGATTTTTAGATTATTGTTCTTACTTATTTTTATAAGTGTTAGTTCTTATGCAGCTATTGAACAAAACTTACCCAACACTCAAAAAACTGATGAAATAACATCAAAAGAACTACTGTCACTACTGCCTGATGATAAATTATTAGGTGATCCAAAAGCACCAATTTTAATGATAGAATATGCTTCGCTCACTTGTTATCACTGTTCTCTTTTTCATAAGAAAGTTTTTCCTAAAATCAAAGAAAAGTACATAGATACAGGTAAGATGTTATACATATTCCGTCATTTTCCTCTAGATTACAGAGGATTAAAAGCTGCAATGCTAAGTTATTGCTATGAAAAAGAAGAAGACTATTTTAATTTTAACAAAGCTGTGTTTAATGCAATAGACTCGTGGAACTACTCTAATTTTAGTGATTTAACTATACTACAAAAAATTGCTGCACTAAGCAATTTGAAGCAAGATGTATTTAACCAATGCATTAATGATAAAAAGATGATGGACAAAATTATAAATGATAAATCACTTGCAATTAATAAACTTGATATCACAGCTACTCCTGTATTCATCATCAAGATTAACGATGACAAATCATATGTAGAGAATGGTAAAATCAAACATGAAGGGTATAGAGAGCTGGAATACTTCACTAATGTAATAGATGAGTTATATGGAAAAGCTATAGTGAAGTAA
- a CDS encoding type II toxin-antitoxin system RatA family toxin, producing the protein MLHQYKAQGVFFCSSHEIFQVVIDVEKYPDFVPWCKAVYIKEKTDSQMIVDLLAAFHGIKGSYTSEVTFLSPNGANKSWIKAVSSNGIFKHLYNEWKFTPIDESKTMVEFYIKFEFKSNLFSALLNSVYKYTQSKIIAAFKDRVESVAEKKLS; encoded by the coding sequence ATGTTACACCAATATAAAGCACAAGGTGTTTTTTTCTGTTCATCTCATGAGATATTTCAAGTTGTAATTGACGTTGAGAAGTATCCTGATTTTGTTCCTTGGTGCAAAGCTGTTTATATAAAAGAAAAAACTGATAGCCAAATGATTGTGGACCTCCTTGCAGCTTTTCATGGCATTAAAGGAAGTTACACATCAGAAGTGACCTTTCTTTCTCCAAATGGAGCAAATAAAAGTTGGATAAAAGCTGTGTCGTCAAATGGAATATTTAAACATTTATACAACGAATGGAAATTCACTCCTATAGATGAAAGTAAAACTATGGTAGAGTTCTATATAAAGTTTGAATTTAAATCCAATTTGTTTTCCGCCTTATTAAACTCAGTTTATAAATACACACAAAGTAAAATAATTGCTGCATTTAAAGACAGAGTAGAAAGTGTTGCCGAGAAAAAGTTATCTTGA
- a CDS encoding phospholipid-binding protein MlaC, with translation MNLIKFLTIFIVISSSAYANCIGHKTFVLAMKQQVDNTSMKGNRKNLEHVQEELLKIIQNNVDLKGISRFVIGKYWNLSTQKEKEEFLKEYEVYLARLCAKILYKYINNSEMIIMSTKAVDDETCLIGTRFSYGDEEFTNIDFKVTKNDNSFLINDVVMSGISIAINQRSQFSEKIDTHGMASVIDELKRNNNL, from the coding sequence ATGAATCTTATTAAGTTCTTAACCATTTTTATTGTAATCTCCTCAAGTGCTTACGCGAATTGTATAGGGCACAAAACTTTTGTGCTTGCCATGAAGCAGCAAGTAGACAACACGTCTATGAAAGGGAATAGAAAAAATCTAGAACATGTACAAGAAGAACTTCTGAAAATTATTCAGAATAATGTTGACCTCAAAGGAATATCTCGATTTGTCATAGGGAAATATTGGAATTTATCTACTCAGAAAGAAAAAGAAGAGTTTCTAAAAGAATATGAAGTATATCTCGCGCGCTTGTGCGCTAAAATTTTGTATAAATACATAAATAATAGTGAAATGATCATAATGAGTACAAAAGCAGTTGACGATGAAACTTGTCTGATAGGAACAAGATTTTCTTATGGTGATGAGGAATTTACAAACATTGACTTTAAAGTGACTAAAAATGACAATTCTTTCTTAATAAACGATGTTGTAATGAGTGGGATAAGTATTGCTATTAATCAACGTTCTCAATTTAGTGAAAAAATCGACACGCACGGCATGGCAAGTGTAATAGATGAATTAAAACGTAACAATAATTTATGA
- a CDS encoding bifunctional folylpolyglutamate synthase/dihydrofolate synthase, whose amino-acid sequence MIYMPHWPKPIGSRPKDFSLDRIKSFLNKLGNPEKKIPPIIHIAGTNGKGSTLSFIRYIMQAAGYKVHTYTSPHLVNFNERIVVAGNDIDDSELHNSLEECRIAVAEQPITLFEAATTAAFLAFSRHKADITLVEVGLGGRLDATNVIDNPILTIITSIALDHTEYLGPTVETIAGEKAGIMKPNVPCVIAPQEKSIMNTLEQHAINKKSPLYRGGFEWNCEKQNNRMVFQSTIQSIEFSLPSLKGDHQIINAGNAIAACSILSGKYGFDIGEEDIASGLQGTYWPARLESIKKGNLISLLPKDWQLFLDGAHNNDGARVLAKWIKDNFAEGIYMIFGVTRNRNVAEFLEHLKPYIKLLCAVCVKSEPKATSTDLIREGAHNIGINAIECESIRDAISNHILKASIQNVKTILICGSLFLARDLSMENSYQLIQEQ is encoded by the coding sequence ATGATATACATGCCTCATTGGCCTAAGCCGATTGGCAGTAGGCCAAAGGATTTTTCTCTTGATCGCATAAAAAGTTTTCTAAATAAACTGGGTAATCCCGAGAAAAAAATACCGCCAATAATTCACATAGCTGGCACTAATGGCAAAGGATCAACACTATCCTTTATAAGATATATAATGCAAGCAGCAGGGTATAAAGTTCATACGTACACTTCTCCACATTTAGTGAATTTTAATGAGAGAATAGTTGTTGCAGGCAATGATATCGATGATAGTGAATTACATAACTCACTGGAAGAATGCCGTATAGCAGTCGCAGAACAACCCATCACTCTATTTGAAGCCGCAACGACTGCAGCCTTCTTAGCTTTTTCTCGTCATAAAGCTGATATTACTTTAGTTGAAGTGGGTCTGGGTGGAAGGCTTGATGCAACAAATGTTATAGATAATCCGATTCTAACGATCATCACTTCCATTGCACTTGACCATACAGAATATCTTGGTCCTACCGTAGAAACCATAGCAGGTGAAAAGGCTGGAATAATGAAACCTAATGTTCCTTGCGTAATAGCACCACAAGAAAAATCTATAATGAACACGCTAGAACAACACGCAATAAACAAAAAATCTCCCTTATATAGAGGAGGATTTGAGTGGAATTGCGAAAAACAGAATAACAGGATGGTCTTTCAATCGACTATTCAATCAATAGAATTTTCTTTGCCATCTTTAAAAGGAGATCATCAAATAATCAATGCAGGAAACGCAATTGCAGCATGTAGCATTTTAAGTGGAAAATATGGCTTTGATATTGGAGAAGAGGACATTGCTTCAGGTTTACAGGGCACTTATTGGCCTGCGCGGCTAGAGTCTATAAAAAAAGGTAATTTAATTTCTTTATTACCAAAAGATTGGCAATTATTTCTAGATGGCGCACACAACAATGATGGTGCCAGAGTGTTAGCTAAGTGGATAAAAGACAATTTTGCTGAAGGTATCTATATGATCTTTGGTGTTACTCGTAACAGAAACGTCGCAGAGTTCTTAGAGCACTTAAAGCCATACATCAAACTACTATGCGCCGTTTGTGTTAAATCTGAACCTAAAGCAACAAGTACAGATTTAATTAGAGAAGGAGCTCATAATATAGGAATCAATGCTATCGAATGTGAATCAATCAGAGATGCTATATCAAATCACATACTAAAAGCTTCTATACAAAACGTCAAAACCATACTAATCTGTGGCTCGCTATTTTTAGCCAGAGATTTGAGTATGGAGAATAGCTATCAATTAATCCAAGAACAATAA
- the tldD gene encoding metalloprotease TldD, with protein MPNLDQIFFAQNNVNINNVYKIVNNALSNSDGGELFLEFCQSESLIFDDNILKHMDLNIRRGFGLRSFCEDSTSFVCSSEISEKEISKAASMVKSSASLSKTNSVNLNEEAKSLYSKINPINEMDLSSKIKLLNEINEYVRSKNNCVKQVKITLNGEWQVVQIIKDDHRLSDIRPLVRFNVLVIVEKNGRAERGSAGHGGRDSYSKFVSEKKWKKVANQALEQALVNLEAIPAPAGEMTVVLGSGWPGILLHEAVGHGLEGDFNRKGISAFSNSMGKQVAASNITVIDDGTLPNLRGSISIDDEGTLPGYNVLIEDGILKGYMQDHMNAKLMGVNPTGNGRRESYKEVTMPRMTNTYMLPGKHPPEEIISSVKKGLYAVNFGGGQVDITSGKFVFSSSEAYLIKNGKITQPVKGATIIGDGPTVLKKVSMIGNDLKLDPGVGTCSKDGQNVPVGVGQPTLKVDAITVGGTEYVDKG; from the coding sequence ATGCCAAATCTAGATCAAATATTTTTTGCTCAGAACAATGTTAATATTAATAATGTATATAAAATAGTCAACAACGCTTTGAGCAATAGTGATGGTGGTGAGCTATTTTTAGAGTTTTGCCAATCAGAATCCCTGATTTTTGATGATAATATATTAAAACATATGGATTTAAATATCAGAAGAGGATTTGGTCTCAGGTCTTTTTGTGAAGATAGTACGTCTTTTGTTTGCTCTTCTGAGATTAGCGAAAAAGAAATTAGTAAAGCTGCTTCTATGGTAAAAAGTTCAGCATCTTTAAGCAAAACAAATTCAGTAAACTTAAATGAGGAGGCAAAAAGCCTGTATTCAAAGATTAATCCCATAAATGAAATGGATCTGAGCTCAAAAATTAAACTACTCAATGAGATTAATGAGTATGTAAGGTCGAAGAATAACTGCGTGAAGCAGGTAAAAATAACTCTAAATGGAGAATGGCAAGTTGTACAAATAATAAAAGATGATCACAGGTTAAGCGATATCAGGCCTTTGGTACGTTTTAATGTACTAGTCATCGTAGAGAAAAATGGCCGAGCAGAGAGAGGTTCTGCAGGGCACGGTGGAAGAGACTCTTATAGTAAATTTGTTTCTGAGAAGAAGTGGAAAAAAGTTGCAAACCAAGCGTTAGAACAAGCGCTAGTAAATCTTGAGGCAATTCCAGCTCCGGCTGGAGAGATGACAGTTGTTTTAGGTTCAGGTTGGCCAGGAATATTATTGCATGAAGCTGTAGGTCATGGACTTGAAGGTGATTTTAACCGTAAAGGAATCTCGGCATTTTCAAATTCTATGGGTAAACAAGTGGCAGCCAGTAACATTACTGTAATTGATGATGGAACTCTACCTAATTTGCGTGGTTCTATTAGCATAGACGATGAAGGTACTTTACCTGGCTATAATGTGCTTATAGAAGATGGAATTCTAAAAGGATATATGCAAGATCATATGAACGCTAAACTTATGGGTGTAAATCCAACTGGTAATGGTAGAAGAGAAAGTTACAAAGAAGTTACTATGCCACGCATGACAAACACCTATATGTTGCCAGGAAAACATCCACCAGAAGAAATAATATCTAGTGTAAAGAAAGGTCTATATGCAGTAAATTTTGGTGGTGGGCAGGTTGATATAACATCAGGAAAATTTGTTTTCTCGTCTTCGGAAGCTTACCTAATAAAAAATGGTAAAATTACACAACCAGTCAAAGGAGCAACGATAATTGGTGATGGGCCAACAGTGCTAAAAAAAGTATCAATGATTGGTAATGATCTAAAGTTAGATCCTGGTGTTGGTACGTGCTCAAAAGACGGGCAAAATGTGCCTGTTGGAGTTGGTCAGCCAACACTCAAGGTCGATGCAATAACTGTTGGTGGAACTGAATATGTAGATAAGGGCTAA
- the petA gene encoding ubiquinol-cytochrome c reductase iron-sulfur subunit produces MDKKLTKNKKSLTNEKNKKTSLVKDFAKNKSRRDFITLTTCAMAGIGAASGLWPLVKSMNPSAEVLAMSTVEVNLSDIQEGQGKKVKWQGKPVFIRKRTKQEIEAARAINAENLRDPESDEKRVYKGKDEWLIMIGICTHLGCVPVDHATKDGNGWFCPCHGSYYDTSGRVIGGPAPKNMAIPDYFFPSENIVVIGKKA; encoded by the coding sequence ATGGATAAGAAGTTAACTAAAAATAAAAAATCATTGACGAATGAGAAGAATAAAAAAACATCTCTTGTTAAAGATTTTGCCAAAAATAAGAGTAGAAGAGATTTTATCACATTAACTACGTGTGCCATGGCAGGTATAGGAGCTGCAAGCGGTCTTTGGCCATTGGTTAAGTCTATGAATCCTTCTGCTGAGGTTTTAGCGATGTCTACGGTTGAGGTTAATCTATCTGATATTCAAGAAGGACAAGGAAAAAAGGTAAAATGGCAAGGTAAGCCAGTATTTATCCGCAAGCGCACAAAACAAGAGATTGAGGCTGCAAGAGCCATAAATGCAGAAAATTTGAGAGATCCTGAATCAGATGAAAAAAGAGTATATAAAGGAAAAGATGAATGGTTAATTATGATTGGAATATGCACCCATCTTGGATGTGTACCAGTTGATCACGCTACAAAAGACGGCAACGGTTGGTTCTGCCCTTGTCACGGTTCATATTATGACACATCAGGCCGAGTAATTGGCGGTCCTGCACCAAAGAACATGGCTATACCTGACTACTTTTTTCCAAGTGAAAATATTGTAGTAATTGGCAAGAAGGCTTAA
- the gyrA gene encoding DNA topoisomerase (ATP-hydrolyzing) subunit A — MQDNIVPVSIVKELEDSYLSYAMSVIISRAIPDVRDGFKPVHRRILYAMSRAGFDAGKPYKKAARIVGDVMGKYHPHGDMAIYDSLVRMAQDFSLLLPLIDGQGNFGSIDGDPPASMRYTEARLHRVSHFLLNDIDEDTVDFRPNYDGNETEPVVLPAEFPNLLVNGASGVAVGMATNIPSHNLGEIIDACMLYIDNPEVTLDELLEVMPGPDFPTGGMILGRSGIRSAFATGRGSIVVQGKTHIEDLPQDRQAIVINEIPYQVNKVKLIEKIGELVKEKRIDGITEIRDESDKSGIRVVIDLRRNAEASFILNQILGLTPLRSSFSVNTLVLNNNRPALMSLKEIIAAFVDFRKEVLIRRTEFRLRKTREKAHIYIGLYIAVLSIGEVIKIIRGAKDPAEASRELLNKEWKTSAEINTIIGLISDSMSFLKDGVYRLTELQTKAILDMKLQRLTGLEKDKLEAELSSMINLIKEYIAFLGSGEKLMKEIKNNLQEIKNRFAVPRKTSIEESDTDIEAEDLIPQEDMVVTVTMNGYIKRVKLSHYRTQHRGGKGKLGQGLKEEDVITKLFVGNTHTSLLFFSNTGRVYRLKVYKLPLAEPTARGRALVNIFPLSDGETITNIMPLPSENDENQNIVFVTAHGNIRRNSLADFHYIPSNGKIAIKLDEGDRLISVKVCSEIDHVLLSTTLGKSIRFVVSDVRQFKSRNSDGVRGIKLAKNDSVISMTILNGIGVATETKELYLKVPLAKRLGTAINNFIDSKLEKTLNDLGIDNKLFLKLAMNEEFILTITENGFGKRTSAYEYRVTNRGGVGITNILTTDRNGNVVASFPVEQGDNIMLITDKGKLIRISVNDIRIAGRSTQGVTLFKTESREKVVSVAKIEDPDSTEDSISEIDNSVSS; from the coding sequence ATGCAAGACAACATAGTACCAGTTTCAATAGTGAAAGAGCTAGAGGATTCTTATCTCTCCTACGCAATGAGTGTGATCATAAGTCGAGCTATACCTGATGTGCGAGATGGATTTAAACCTGTTCATAGGCGCATATTATACGCAATGTCGAGGGCTGGGTTCGATGCCGGTAAACCGTATAAAAAAGCAGCTCGTATAGTCGGGGATGTAATGGGAAAATATCACCCACATGGTGACATGGCTATCTATGACTCCTTGGTCAGGATGGCTCAAGATTTTTCTCTTCTTTTACCACTGATTGATGGGCAAGGTAACTTTGGTTCGATAGATGGAGATCCGCCAGCTTCAATGCGATATACAGAAGCAAGGCTCCACAGAGTGTCGCATTTTTTACTAAATGATATTGACGAAGATACAGTTGATTTTAGGCCAAACTATGATGGAAATGAAACAGAGCCTGTTGTACTGCCTGCAGAATTTCCGAATCTATTGGTAAATGGTGCAAGCGGTGTTGCAGTTGGTATGGCAACCAATATTCCTTCTCACAACCTTGGAGAAATAATAGATGCTTGTATGTTATATATAGATAATCCTGAAGTTACTTTGGATGAGTTACTTGAAGTGATGCCAGGGCCGGATTTCCCAACTGGGGGAATGATTCTTGGAAGGTCTGGAATAAGATCAGCATTTGCAACTGGTCGTGGCTCAATTGTTGTGCAAGGCAAGACTCACATAGAAGACCTGCCACAAGATAGGCAAGCAATAGTGATTAATGAAATACCTTACCAGGTAAATAAAGTAAAATTAATTGAGAAGATAGGTGAGCTTGTAAAAGAAAAAAGAATTGATGGCATAACAGAAATTAGGGATGAGTCTGATAAGTCTGGTATTAGGGTAGTAATTGACCTCAGAAGAAATGCTGAAGCAAGTTTTATACTTAATCAAATATTAGGACTAACTCCACTAAGAAGTAGTTTTAGTGTTAACACTCTAGTCCTCAACAATAACAGGCCTGCTTTGATGTCATTAAAAGAAATCATAGCTGCTTTTGTTGATTTTAGAAAAGAAGTATTAATCAGGAGAACAGAATTTCGTCTAAGAAAAACGAGGGAAAAAGCTCATATATATATAGGGCTCTACATTGCGGTCTTGAGCATAGGTGAAGTGATAAAAATCATCCGTGGTGCAAAAGATCCTGCGGAAGCAAGTAGAGAACTTTTAAATAAAGAATGGAAAACTTCAGCTGAGATAAACACAATTATTGGATTAATCTCAGACAGCATGAGCTTTTTGAAAGACGGAGTGTATAGATTAACTGAGCTGCAAACGAAAGCTATTCTTGACATGAAATTGCAACGTTTAACAGGCCTTGAAAAAGACAAATTAGAAGCTGAGCTAAGTTCAATGATCAACCTGATAAAAGAATATATCGCTTTTCTTGGCTCAGGAGAGAAGTTGATGAAAGAAATAAAAAACAATCTACAAGAAATAAAGAACAGATTTGCTGTGCCGCGAAAAACTTCAATAGAGGAATCAGATACGGACATTGAAGCTGAAGATCTAATTCCACAAGAAGATATGGTAGTGACCGTAACTATGAATGGTTACATCAAACGTGTGAAGCTCTCTCACTATAGAACCCAGCATCGTGGTGGAAAAGGAAAGCTAGGACAGGGGTTAAAAGAGGAGGACGTAATCACAAAATTATTTGTTGGAAATACTCATACTAGCCTTTTATTCTTTTCTAATACTGGTCGAGTTTACAGATTAAAGGTTTATAAACTGCCTCTTGCAGAGCCAACTGCACGTGGAAGAGCGCTTGTTAATATATTCCCGCTTAGCGATGGTGAAACTATAACTAACATCATGCCGCTTCCAAGTGAGAATGACGAAAATCAAAATATAGTTTTTGTTACTGCTCATGGGAACATAAGGCGTAACTCCTTAGCAGATTTTCACTATATTCCAAGCAATGGAAAAATAGCAATAAAGCTCGACGAAGGGGATAGGTTAATATCAGTTAAAGTATGTAGCGAAATTGATCATGTTCTACTTTCAACAACACTTGGAAAAAGCATCAGATTTGTTGTAAGTGATGTGCGTCAATTTAAAAGTCGCAATTCAGATGGCGTAAGAGGTATCAAACTTGCAAAGAATGACAGCGTGATATCTATGACCATATTAAATGGGATAGGTGTAGCAACAGAAACAAAAGAACTTTACTTAAAAGTTCCACTTGCAAAAAGACTGGGGACTGCAATTAATAACTTCATTGATTCTAAATTGGAAAAGACTTTGAATGATTTAGGAATAGATAACAAACTGTTCTTAAAACTTGCAATGAATGAGGAGTTCATATTAACTATTACTGAAAATGGCTTTGGTAAAAGAACTTCTGCGTACGAGTATAGGGTAACAAATAGAGGTGGTGTTGGTATTACAAATATCCTGACTACCGACAGAAACGGTAATGTTGTTGCTAGCTTTCCAGTTGAACAGGGTGATAATATCATGCTTATTACAGATAAAGGAAAGTTAATTCGTATTTCAGTAAATGATATCAGAATTGCAGGACGTAGCACTCAAGGAGTCACTCTGTTTAAAACAGAGAGTAGAGAAAAGGTGGTGTCAGTAGCGAAAATTGAGGATCCCGATTCCACTGAAGATAGTATTTCCGAAATTGACAACTCTGTTTCTTCTTAA